From Glycine max cultivar Williams 82 chromosome 11, Glycine_max_v4.0, whole genome shotgun sequence, the proteins below share one genomic window:
- the LOC100803804 gene encoding probable NAD(P)H dehydrogenase (quinone) FQR1-like 2, which yields MGKGGGCFPSKTKAPISGAEKDPIIVESLIPTNDRSSTSQEVEAPAPAPAAVKKLKIFIVFYSTYGHVESLARSLKKGVDSIEGVEGVLYRVLETLPKEVLELMKAPEKDETVPLISEDKLVEADGLLFGFPTRYGSMAAQMKVFFDSTGQLWREQKLAGVPAGFFVSTGTQGGGQETTAWTAITQLVHHGMLYVPIGYTFGAGMFEMDSVRGGSPYGAGVFAGDGSRQASETELALAEYQGKYMATIVKKLGQKS from the exons ATGGGGAAAGGAGGTGGTTGCTTTCCAAGCAAAACAAAGGCACCAATTTCTGGAGCAGAAAAGGATCCAATTATTGTTGAAAGTCTAATTCCAACAAATGATCGAAGTAGCACAAGCCAAGAGGTGGAAGCACCAGCACCAGCACCAGCAGCAGTGAAAAAGCTGAAAATTTTCATTGTGTTCTACTCAACTTATGGCCATGTGGAGTCATTGGCAAGGTCCTTGAAGAAAGGGGTTGATTCAATTGAAGGCGTTGAAGGGGTGTTGTACCGCGTGCTGGAGACGCTGCCAAAGGAGGTTCTGGAACTCATGAAGGCACCTGAGAAGGATGAGACAGTGCCACTCATATCTGAAGACAAGTTGGTGGAGGCTGATGGCTTGCTGTTTGGTTTTCCAACAAGGTATGGCAGCATGGCGGCGCAGATGAAGGTGTTTTTCGATTCGACCGGTCAGTTGTGGAGAGAGCAGAAGCTGGCAGGGGTGCCTGCTGGCTTCTTTGTCAGCACTGGCACTCAGGGTGGAGGCCAAGAAACCACAGC TTGGACAGCAATCACACAGTTAGTCCACCATGGTATGCTCTATGTTCCTATTGGTTATACCTTCGGTGCTGGAATGTTCGAAATGGACTCGGTCAGAGGTGGATCTCCATATGGTGCTGGAGTTTTTGCTGGCGATGGATCAAGGCAGGCTAGTGAAACAGAACTGGCCCTTGCTGAGTATCAAGGAAAGTACATGGCCACAATAGTCAAGAAGTTAGGCCAGAAAAGCTAG
- the LOC100803270 gene encoding dolichyl-diphosphooligosaccharide--protein glycosyltransferase 48 kDa subunit, producing MSKLIFVFLSLIPLLCTSFSPERPSDRRVLVLLDDFAIKSSHSLFFNSLKSRGFDLQFHLADDPKIALQRYGQYLYDALILFSPTIERFGGSIDAAAILDFVDSGHDLIVAADSNASDLIREIATECGVDFDEDPAAVVVDHSGYAVSATEGDHTLIASDDFIKSDVILGSKKIEAPVLFQGIGHSLNPTNSLVLKVLSASPSAFSANPKSKLTSPPSLTGTSISLVSVIQARNNARILISGSLSLFSNRFFTSGVQKAGSPTKHEKSGNEQFLNELSKWIFHERGHLKAVHVQHHKVGEANEPAIYRINDNLEYSVEVYEWSGTTWEPYVADDVQVQFYMMSPYVLKTLSTDGKGHYFTSFKVPDVYGVFQFKVEYEKLGYTSLSLSKQIPVRPFRHNEYERFIPAAYPYYGAAFSMMAGFFIFTAVHLYSK from the exons ATGTCGAAGCTGATCTTCGTGTTCCTTTCGCTCATTCCTCTTCTCTGCACCTCCTTCTCCCCAGAGAGACCCTCAGATCGACGCGTCCTCGTTTTGCTCGATGACTTCGCCATCAAATCCTctcattctctcttcttcaaCTCCCTCAAATCTCGCGGCTTCGATCTCCAATTCCACCTCGCAGACGACCCCAAAATTGCGCTCCAGAGATACGGCCAGTACCTCTACGACGCCCTAATTCTCTTTTCCCCCACCATTGAAC GTTTTGGAGGATCCATTGACGCGGCTGCAATTTTGGATTTTGTTGATTCGGGTCATGATTTGATCGTTGCTGCTGATAGCAATGCATCTGATTTAATCAGGGAAATCGCCACCGAGTGTGGAGTGGACTTTGATGAG gATCCTGCTGCTGTGGTTGTGGATCATTCAGGATATGCAGTCTCGGCTACTGAAGGAGATCATACATTGATTGCTAGTGATGATTTTATCAAGTCTGACGTGATATTGGGAAGCAAAAAAATTGAG GCTCCTGTACTTTTCCAGGGGATTGGGCATTCACTAAATCCTACCAATAGCCTG GTGTTGAAAGTTCTCTCTGCATCTCCTTCAGCCTTTTCTGCTAACCCAAAATCTAAATTGACAAGTCCTCCATCACTCACTGGAACTTCGATCTCATTAGTTTCAGTTATACAG GCAAGAAATAATGCCCGGATATTGATCTCTGGCTCCTTGAGTTTGTTCAGCAACCG ATTTTTCACGTCAGGTGTGCAGAAGGCTGGGAGTCCAACTAA ACACGAGAAGTCTGGTAATGAGCAGTTCTTGAATGAACTTAGCAAATGGATTTTCCATGAAAGAGGTCACCTCAag GCGGTGCATGTGCAACACCACAAAGTTGGGGAAGCTAATGAACCAGCCATCTATAGGATCAATGATAATTTG GAATACTCTGTTGAAGTTTATGAGTGGTCTGGGACAACATGGGAACCTTATGTAGCTGATGATGTTCAAGTGCAATTTTACATGATGAGCCCCTATGTCTTGAAGACTTTATCAACTGACGGCAAG GGCCATTATTTCACATCATTTAAGGTTCCAGATGTCTATGGGGTTTTCCAATTCAAAGTTGAGTACGAAAAACTTGGATATACAAGCTTATCTTTATCAAAGCAG ATTCCTGTTCGTCCCTTTAGACACAATGAATATGAAAGATTTATACCAGCAGCTTATCCCTATTATGGAGCAGCATTTTCAATG ATGGCAGGCTTCTTCATCTTCACCGCAGTTCATCTATACAGCAAGTAG
- the LOC100527769 gene encoding Putative lipid-transfer protein DIR1-like — MIMEGYNKKVMIVGMVLGMAMIGMANGQYSFCRMPSDGLAACKPSVSGDYPADPSTACCSAIAKADLKCFCRFKDSGLLSMYGVDPNKCMELPVKCKVVDSFHC, encoded by the coding sequence ATGATAATGGAGGGATACAATAAGAAGGTTATGATTGTGGGGATGGTGTTGGGCATGGCCATGATTGGGATGGCCAATGGCCAATACTCGTTTTGTCGCATGCCCAGCGATGGGTTGGCGGCATGCAAGCCGAGTGTGAGTGGGGACTATCCTGCTGATCCCTCCACTGCTTGTTGCTCAGCCATTGCCAAGGCTGATCTTAAATGCTTCTGCCGCTTCAAGGATTCGGGCCTTCTCTCTATGTATGGTGTTGATCCCAACAAGTGCATGGAACTCCCTGTTAAGTGCAAGGTTGTCGACTCTTTCCACTGCTAG